A genomic segment from Verrucomicrobiia bacterium encodes:
- a CDS encoding sigma-70 family RNA polymerase sigma factor has protein sequence MSDITQILKQIGRGETTASERLLPLVYEELRRLAAARMAQEAAGHTLQPTALVHEAWLRLVMESDRSWENRAHFFRTAALAMRRILVDRARNKASLKRGGGRERVNIDDIELAASSPDERVLLVDGALDRLEAEDPESAHIVVLKFFGGLTNKEVAESLGVTERTVERQWAYAKASLFQMIRHEL, from the coding sequence GTGAGTGACATCACCCAGATATTGAAACAGATCGGCCGGGGCGAAACTACGGCTTCCGAGCGGTTGCTGCCGCTGGTTTATGAGGAACTGCGGCGGCTGGCGGCTGCGCGGATGGCGCAGGAGGCGGCGGGGCACACGCTGCAACCGACGGCCCTGGTGCATGAAGCCTGGCTGCGGCTGGTGATGGAGTCGGACCGCAGTTGGGAGAATCGCGCCCATTTCTTCCGCACCGCGGCGCTGGCCATGCGGCGCATTCTGGTGGACCGCGCGCGCAACAAGGCCAGCCTCAAGCGCGGTGGCGGGCGGGAGCGGGTGAACATTGACGACATTGAACTGGCGGCCAGTTCGCCGGATGAGCGGGTGCTGCTGGTGGATGGCGCACTGGACCGGCTGGAGGCGGAAGACCCGGAAAGCGCCCACATCGTGGTGTTGAAGTTTTTTGGCGGCCTCACGAACAAGGAGGTGGCGGAATCTCTCGGCGTCACGGAACGAACCGTCGAACGCCAATGGGCTTACGCGAAGGCGAGTCTGTTCCAAATGATCCGGCATGAACTCTGA
- a CDS encoding family 43 glycosylhydrolase has protein sequence MKRRSSFGLVLALGIGWLANARADAPAAGAGFGNPIMPGADPQALVVGKKVWIYPTWSPWRREQFYAFSSTDLRHWERHGPVLDLADVRWVKDDGVARHGAWAPGVAEKDGKFYFYYAVGPQNPTPSRIGVAVGDQPAGPFRDLGKPLLTGGDGFEAIDPMVFTDSKSGQSYLYAGGSAGATLRVFVLGTNMTSLAREVSVATPPQFTEGPFMHVRDGKYYLSYSHGSWQDATYSVHYAMADSPVGPWHYQGAILTSDATHKGPGHHSFIRNPLNGEWLIVYHRWEHRQDDGPYRGSRQVCIDRVNYDAEGHIRPIVMTDGPAR, from the coding sequence ATGAAACGCAGGTCCAGTTTTGGTTTGGTGCTGGCGCTGGGGATTGGCTGGCTCGCGAATGCGCGGGCGGATGCTCCTGCAGCGGGCGCCGGTTTTGGAAATCCCATCATGCCCGGGGCGGATCCGCAGGCGCTGGTGGTGGGGAAAAAGGTCTGGATTTATCCCACCTGGAGCCCGTGGCGGCGGGAACAGTTCTACGCGTTTTCATCGACGGATTTGCGGCATTGGGAGCGCCATGGCCCGGTGTTGGATCTGGCCGACGTGCGCTGGGTCAAAGACGACGGCGTGGCGCGTCACGGCGCGTGGGCGCCCGGCGTTGCCGAAAAGGACGGGAAGTTTTATTTCTACTATGCGGTCGGACCCCAGAATCCCACGCCGTCACGGATCGGGGTGGCGGTGGGGGATCAACCGGCGGGGCCGTTTCGCGATCTCGGCAAGCCGCTGCTCACCGGCGGCGATGGGTTCGAGGCCATCGATCCCATGGTGTTCACTGACTCGAAATCGGGTCAATCTTATCTCTACGCCGGCGGCAGCGCGGGAGCGACGTTGCGGGTATTTGTGTTGGGCACCAACATGACCAGCCTGGCGCGTGAAGTTTCGGTGGCAACGCCGCCGCAGTTCACCGAAGGACCGTTCATGCACGTGCGGGACGGAAAATACTATCTGTCCTACAGCCACGGGAGCTGGCAGGACGCCACGTATTCGGTGCATTATGCGATGGCCGATTCGCCCGTTGGCCCGTGGCATTATCAAGGCGCGATTCTGACCAGCGACGCCACTCACAAGGGGCCGGGCCACCACTCGTTCATCCGCAATCCGCTGAATGGCGAATGGCTCATTGTTTACCATCGTTGGGAACATCGCCAGGATGACGGGCCCTATCGCGGCTCGCGGCAGGTGTGCATTGACCGTGTGAACTACGATGCCGAGGGGCACATTCGCCCGATTGTCATGACCGACGGACCTGCCCGGTGA
- a CDS encoding hydrogenase maturation protease: MTGADASIDQPVLLVIGYGNTLRGDDGVGPRVVEAVAALGLPGVRTLVCQQLSPEHAAPIAEADAVVFVDAAVDASGEVQLRPLIPNTTSQLMAHAADPRTMLALSRDVFGRVPRAWWLTIPAVQLGFSEVLSPTAQRSAVVALHKILTLQQQTAGAAK; this comes from the coding sequence ATGACAGGCGCGGACGCCAGCATCGATCAGCCTGTCCTCCTGGTCATTGGCTACGGCAACACGCTTCGTGGCGACGACGGGGTGGGGCCGCGCGTGGTTGAAGCGGTCGCGGCGCTTGGTTTGCCGGGCGTGCGCACGCTCGTCTGTCAGCAGCTCTCGCCGGAACATGCCGCACCGATTGCAGAGGCCGACGCGGTGGTTTTCGTGGACGCCGCCGTGGATGCTTCTGGCGAAGTGCAATTGCGCCCGCTCATCCCCAACACCACCTCGCAACTCATGGCGCACGCCGCCGATCCGCGCACCATGCTGGCCCTTTCGCGCGACGTGTTCGGCCGCGTGCCGCGCGCCTGGTGGCTGACCATCCCGGCGGTCCAACTCGGTTTCAGCGAGGTTCTGTCGCCCACGGCACAGCGATCCGCGGTGGTCGCCCTGCACAAAATCCTCACGTTACAGCAGCAGACGGCCGGCGCCGCGAAATGA